The genomic region TCTATATTGTTGCAATATAGTTTTTGCCGGTATGTCATTCTAAAGTCTCATCGCATCCCTTTGGGGCGAAGCAATGCACCTTCAAGTAGCATAAAAACAGCGGGGCGGCTTTTCTTTCGAAAAGTCACCCCGCTTATAAATATCGCACTTCATGAAATTAGTCTAGTTGATAACCATTCCCTCCGTGGTCTCAGTGCCTCTGTGGTTGTTTTGCTGGTAAGCTACACGTTAAATCGGAAGTGCATAATGTCGCCATCCTGCACCACGTATTCCTTGCCCTCCACACCAATTTTGCCGGATTCGCGGCAGGCGGCCTCGGAGCCAAGTGTGGTGTAATCGTTATATTTAATCACCTCGGCGCGAATAAAACCACGCTCAAAGTCGCTGTGGATAATTCCTGCAGCTTGCGGTGCTTTGGTTCCGCGGTGGAAAGTCCATGCGCGGGTTTCCTGCACACCGGTGGTGAAGTAGGTTTGCAAATCGAGCAACTTGTAGGCCGATTTTATGAGGCGAACCACGCCCGATTCCTGTAATCCAATTTCCTGAAGGAACATTTGGCGCTCCTCGTAGGTGTCCAGCTCGGTAATGTCGGCCTCTGTTGCGGCGGCAATAATGAGCATTTCGGCATTTTCGTCCTTTATGGCATCGCGTACAATATCTACATATTTGTTTCCACTTACTGCCGATGCCTCATCTACATTGCAAACGTAGAGCACGGGCTTGTCGGTAAGGAGCATGAGGTCCCCAACCAACTTTCGGTCTTCCTTGTCGAGTTGAACCACACGAGCCGATTTGCCCTCGAGTAGCGTTTGACGGTATTGGGATAGTATGTCGTAAATCTTTTTTGCACTCTTGTCGCTACCGGTTTTGGCCATCTTCTCCACCTTGCTGATT from Williamwhitmania taraxaci harbors:
- the ychF gene encoding redox-regulated ATPase YchF is translated as MGLQCGIVGLPNVGKSTLFNCLSNARAQAANFPFCTIEPNLGVITVPDDRLNTLASIDKPTRIVPTTIEIVDIAGLVKGASKGEGLGNKFLANIRETDAIIHVLRCFDNDNITHVDGSINPLRDKEIIDMELQLKDLETVESRISKVEKMAKTGSDKSAKKIYDILSQYRQTLLEGKSARVVQLDKEDRKLVGDLMLLTDKPVLYVCNVDEASAVSGNKYVDIVRDAIKDENAEMLIIAAATEADITELDTYEERQMFLQEIGLQESGVVRLIKSAYKLLDLQTYFTTGVQETRAWTFHRGTKAPQAAGIIHSDFERGFIRAEVIKYNDYTTLGSEAACRESGKIGVEGKEYVVQDGDIMHFRFNV